CCGGTCGGCTATATCGCCAACCTTCGTGATTGCCTGGTTCCATATTAGCTTTGCGTATGTTGTTATGCTCTCGCTGTCGAAGACCATGGCCTTGAGCCTGTATTCAACCCTGTCTGCGTTCTCCTCGAGGTCCTCTGTTTCCTTGGCGAGCTCCAGTGCTTTGTCAACGTCCTCGTTGAGAGCTTTCACTGCCTCCATAAGCTTCTCATAGGTCTTCACGGCCTCCCTGACGAGGGCCATTATCTCGTCCTTCAACTCCTCCGGAACCCGGGGCTTGGCAAGGATAAGCGTGTGTGCAGCGCTCTCGGCCGCGTCCGCCACCTGGTCCACTAACTCGCTCAGCCTGACGTAATCGCCTCTACTCGCAGGAAGAAAAGCCCCTTCGTAGAGCATGAGCTCTATGCTCCTCCTCAGCTTGTCCGCTTCACTCTCAAGCCTTGTGACCTCCCCTTCAAGCTCCCTCGCCTTCTCCAAATCACCGTTGAGGTACGAGTCGATGAGCATCTCGAATGCCTTAACGGTCTCGTAAACAACTTCCAAGTGCCTATCTATTGCCTCAAAAACGTTGCTTTCCTTACCCCCGAAGATGGCCATTTCCACACCCCGCTTATAGATTGGTTGAACCCCTATTTAGGTTTTCCTTCGCCTTGATGAGTGCCCATAGGAGTTCGTTCCTCGGCGCTTCGAGGCCAACAGCGTTTGCATACTCAACGATTTTGCCGTGTATGTAGTCCACCTCGGTTTTCCTGCCGCGCCATATATCCTGCAGGGTTGAGTTGTAGTTGTCCTTGGTTCTATCTATCGTGTCCCAGAGCAGTTCAAGGGGGTGAACCTCGAACTCTATCCCAAGTTGCTGGGCAATGATACAGCCCTCCCTCGCTATCTCCACGGAGATTCCCTCAAGTTCTTGGATTTCTCTCAGCAAGCCATTCTTGGCCTCCAGAACGGTTCCGAGGCCGTTTATGACCGAGTTAACTATGACCTTCGCCCACTTCCAGCCTATTGCGTTTTCCGTGACTTTGGTATCTATCCCAGCGTCGTTGAATACCTTGGCTACCTCTTCAACGAAGTCGTCCCTCCCCGTTGGGTACTTCCCTATGACAGTTATCCCCTTTCCAGTCCACCTAACAACTCCCCACTCCTCAAGCATGGCCCC
The window above is part of the Thermococcus sp. genome. Proteins encoded here:
- a CDS encoding 2-dehydropantoate 2-reductase, producing the protein MRIYVLGAGSIGSLLGGLLARAGNDVLLIGREEQVRTINERGLKVTGVEEFTVNVKASLYAPNEPPDLLVLSTKSYSTKSALECARNCIGDGTWILSVQNGLGNEELAMRYTERVIGGITTNGAMLEEWGVVRWTGKGITVIGKYPTGRDDFVEEVAKVFNDAGIDTKVTENAIGWKWAKVIVNSVINGLGTVLEAKNGLLREIQELEGISVEIAREGCIIAQQLGIEFEVHPLELLWDTIDRTKDNYNSTLQDIWRGRKTEVDYIHGKIVEYANAVGLEAPRNELLWALIKAKENLNRGSTNL
- a CDS encoding TIGR00153 family protein, producing the protein MAIFGGKESNVFEAIDRHLEVVYETVKAFEMLIDSYLNGDLEKARELEGEVTRLESEADKLRRSIELMLYEGAFLPASRGDYVRLSELVDQVADAAESAAHTLILAKPRVPEELKDEIMALVREAVKTYEKLMEAVKALNEDVDKALELAKETEDLEENADRVEYRLKAMVFDSESITTYAKLIWNQAITKVGDIADRAEDASDQVMLMAIKRRG